The DNA window catacttaCCGATAAATTACAAAGAAACAGAAGAACTGTTAAATTCTTTAGCACCAATTTTCTATTGTTATTCTTTCGATCTGCAGGAGGCCTGTGTGTCTTGTCTTTCTTGGATTGTTGATTTTGCATGGAAGCTTGCTGTTGTACCTCAATTCCTTTGGAAGTTGTGAAATCTGTGCTTTCAGCAGGCACTGAGACTTGACCGGTCTCTATAGGTATCTCAATGTGAGAAGCCTTTAAATTGTTCTGAGGAGTGTGATTTATGTATGCAATAATGAAaaggttttgtatgtatttttcaacTATAACCAGGATGGAGTAAGGCAAGTTGTACCACGTGTATGTTGGATGATGTTCTGCAAATATTATGGCTAAAATGGAACCCCATGATATAATCCAAGAGCCAATTGAAGAACCTACAAGCAGCTCAGCATCAAGTTTTACAGCAGGACTCTTCTCTTTGAACACAgaagttttttcagttttgtatatgACAAGTCCAAGGAGGGACCCTATGCTCATAAGGCCCAGAACtgttattgaataaaaataataaatgcttagGGCTGCTTCACTGTTTGTTTTAGAGCGACCAATGTTTAGCAGGTATATTGCAACGATTCCAATTGTTGCAGCCATTACTATGAGTCCTAAGAAACACCCAACATAAACTCCATCAaagttcagtttatttttatgaTGAAGATGACTAGTCTTGTTCCCAATGTTTTTCCACAGAACATATAACATGGCAGATGCCAAAATCTGATATTCAATGTAGAATGGATAGATATAAtagattccttttttaaaatccttACACAGATTTGTGGAGCAGTTACATTCTAGATGTGCAATATCTGTAGGATAAGCTgagaaaaataagaataaaagaaatgcaCACACACGTCATAGTTGTCTTTATaaggtattaaaaataattatgtaaatgtgattttaggGGTCTTTTAGTTGTTATCAAAATCtatgttgtatttattgttgCCATCAATTGCAAAAGTTAGAGGTAATACCAGTGCCAAAAGCTGATAAAGTTGCAGGAGTTGTACTTTTTGTTGTGAAGGTGGATACcttattttttaatgactttagAAGAAACTATTAGGGAAAAAAGATATCAATATGAGATAATACCCAATTTTTAAACCACATGCCCAATATTGTATAGGTCCTCTACATGCCACCAAAACACTTCTGGAGTCTACAAGACTTCAAAATGTGTGGTATTTGGAGCCAAGGCACTAGTACCAGAATTGTTAAGTCTGGAAAACTGCGCGGTGGGGGCACTTTAGACCTGCAGAACACCTCACTCTCTATAAACATATCATGTTCCTCAAAGCATTATGCCACTGAAAGAGGCCACTGCTATCAATGAATTCCTCTGCCAATGAGAGGTGTATCTGGTCTGCaaaacatacattacatatattagATAAGTCATACTTGTCAAAATCTTATCCACATGATTGCCAGGACCCAATGTTTCCCAAAGGAACCACTATTGTCATTGTTCCATGGTCCAATTTTAAAGCTCATATGACCATTGTAGGCTCTTTGGTGGTGGActggcaaggttttttttaatggttggaGAAAATGCAGTTTTTCCTACTGGGTAACCACACAGCTTTAGACAAGTCTGAAAAAGCTTAGGTGTGACTAATAAGTGAAAATATATAGGTATTTTGTAGTATCAATATTGTAGTCTGTAACTGCAGATTCCAGAAGCATCAAacctatttttgttttagcaCCCATTGACATCTGTGCAGAGTCTAAACACGCATTACTCTGGTAGCCCATTCACTTAAATGCACCACACTCAAAAACATAGAATGCAACATAGAAACTTGTGTGTAATGTTAAGGTAGGCTAACAAAGCATGTACTATTTCAATCAATTCAGCACAATAGGCAGTAGTAAATTATCAACACATCATTGTAAAGTTAGTCAAATGTGTGCTGGGGTGCAATTCAAGAATAGGACTGAATGCACTGGTATGCCTAACTATTTAACTCCTGGGTAACTGAATGTACACCAATTAAAAATGCTTCAATTGCCTCAATTTATTTTGAGGTCTGTTTGGCTTAAGCAAACGTTTAGATTCTGAATATCAAATCcacacacaaataataaaatatagtattctttttttaccttcaatAAATACTAGAAGTTAAAACAGATTACtaagattaaaatatatttactacagGATCCTGATGGCAACATTTTTTGCAATGAACATCCAGGACACTCAGTAGAAGACGCCCTGGGTCTATCACTACCCCATGGTTACAGTAATATTCTAAACcagaaacatgttttatttaaagaatacataACACTAAACTTACTCAAAGTAAGATTTGTAAAACCAAGGGACTTCAGTCTTTCCATGTGTTCCTCTAGTTGATGGTCGGACTCTGTTGCCACTGCACTTGCCCAGAGAAGTAAGTTTGTAAACACAGAGTGGATTAAACCAAACCTGAAATAAGTCAAATATGGTTAGTAGCCTAGATTATATGGTTGCTTGCTGACATTTAGGTAATTAGAAAAATGGCTAAAAGGTAACTATTACAATATTTTCCACTGGAGCCTAAAGAATACCTAAACtgcacaatggaaaaaaataaagctaataagTTACACTTTGGTCTTCCACAACTCTAAGAAAACTATCTGTGTGTTGtcaaaacaaggaaaaacaaGGAAAGCTCAGTCTGCGATACTTTATTTCCTAGCTAGCCCTGGCAATAACTCTCCAATGACAAAAAATGGTCTCAGTGCTACAgactgaaaaaatacatattataagtAAAATGCCAGCCCTCTAAAGGGGCAAAATCACATCAACTTTAAATCACAGTATACAGATCTAGAGAGCATCACTGATGCTATAACGTTAGTGTAGCTCTTTATTTAATGAAGATCACCCTGCCCAAAGAAGAGAACAAGCATAGGACCCATAAAATATGTAACCAGACTGAAAATGTATAGTATAGGAGGGGAGGGAAATCATTATTGGAGAACAATAGGCATAGAACTGGGCTTTGATATATTGCTAAATccctctatttataaagcaatgaatgtgacatttactgaaacattctctggtggagaatcaattactgccatacATGAGCCTGGAaaattcttcaccagggaatctttcagtaaatgtaacattcaatgctttatgaatagacctcTTAGTATGATGACTTTTGAGATCCTAGGTGGTAGACCCCCAAAACTTGTCCTAAAAagtcctttatttttaaattcaatggCTGGTTGCATAAGTGTTACTCTGTATGCAAATATCTGTAGGTAATGTATACTTATgggggcaataaaaaaaacaaaataagttatAAGACATGGATATAAGTGCAAACAATGCTATTCACTTGTTGTCAACCTTCAGACCAAACAATGGTCCTTCTGTGTGCTATGCATGTGCTAAGTAATGAATAGCAATACATAATGATTACTCAGTGATTTACCCTTATATTACTGCAAGCAGCCCAGCTATTGAGATTCTATAAACTAAATACAATGAATAATGAATTTCTCTGCAGGTTCCTTAAAGCCCTTGAAAGCATTCAGATATTCCATATATCAGTAAACATCATTCCCCTTCTTATATCAAGttacaataacattttctttgaaaaagCAGATTTGGATACAAAAGTTCACATTGTGAAATGCGTATGTCCTATTCTTCACCTCCTGAATTCTTTGTATTGCCAAGCTTTGTTCCTTATGCCGAAAGATTACACAACTCCCCAGTTTCATTCGAGGAACCTACAATTTCTTATTGTAAGGGATACCTGTAGCCAATGAATAACACCAAACTGTGTTGACAGGGCAACAGCAGGGCATTGGATCTATTCCCGAAAGAAAAACAGGATTATTTACCAGCGACTTagcaaaacagattttaattGTACCTATGAGCTTTAACCCCTTCATGACATGTGATAAATTATGCTGATTTTTAATAAGGCAGCCATTTACAAGATCAATCATTATTGTTTTCAATTGTTGGTACTAAATAAAACCACATACGCTTTATTGATGCCACAACCCTTAcatcaaacatttaaacaaaaaaaaaagtacaaattgatttacaaaaagtaCAAGATTTTAAAAGCATCATAGATTTCAACAGATTTCAGTGCTTTTAAAGTcccaatttgtactttttttctttggtttaaaCCATTCACAAAATGGTAATGTCCATGCTCACAAGTGGTTGAAATCTTAAGTGTAGTTCAGGCTTGCAGTAAAGACGGTAGGGCattggatccccccccccccccccaaaaaaaaagttaaatttaacttttttttaaatatgtaaaaggtATAGCTAGCCTTCTACATAATATTAATGTGAtcataggtccgctttaatgatTGTCACTGACAAATCTGTCCCCAACGCTGAACTCTACTGCTAAGGTACAAATCACTTATAAAAATTGTGAAcataaaatgatttagaaaataaGATTTTCTTAGCAGaaattacctaataaaaaaaaaatatatacaaaacataaaaacaagatCGCTGcaaattttttgcttttgacaAGACCATTAAGcaactatataaaatgttttctcttcCAAGTAAAATCAGTACAAGTTTGGATGCCCTATCACTTATTGTTCCAGTTGTCATTAGGACAACTTCCTATatccaaaggtaaaaaaaaagttttttaatgagATTCTCTTTATGATCCAGATTTTGTTTGCATCCAGCATTCAGGTGAACTAATATCTAGAGAAGGTTGGACATTGACAAAAACCCTCTGGCTGCTATAGACAGTTTCATCTTTCGTCTTTCCTCTCCAAAAAAACAGGAACTGATCAGTGTTACATTGTTGTTAGTACAAGGAAATCATCTTGCTCACCTTTCAAGGGTTTTGAACGATTTGATTACatcctttgagtgacaccagaGAAAATACACCTGCAATATAAAGAAATAGTCATATCCTATTTaggtaaaaaagggaaatattagtttaaatgtaagtaaataataaaacacaaatataagtgtaggaatttttttttttttttgactatgtATCTAAAATGAATTTCTGTGTCTATAATATCACTTATAGATTATCAGCCTCATATATCGCCATGTTTACAGATtgtgtatttgcttttatttatttaaaacaaatttaaaagtaaGGCACACTTATTTGTCACTTCTCTTTTTACATAATCATTTTGCCTCTTTCCTCTTGAAAAATCTGTACTCTGAGTTATTGTGTGTTCCTGCATTGAGGTGGAAGGCTATTCCAATCTCTTAACTTTAACAAAGGGGTGAATACCCCAAACACTGCAGAAGTGACATTTACATCAGGCAAGACTGGTATGGATAATTTGGTTCTCTAGGTAAGACAACCCACTATCAccccacctaaaaaaaataaataaataataatattaaaaacacacacctaccaaaatatacacacatgaatttactatacacatacatacacatttagaATTTTCAAACATACACAAGGTGGTATTTATTGGAGGAGAAAGCAATTGTCACCAACCCCCAGCCACCCCAACCACAAGGAAAAGAGTTTAATGTGTTCCTTGTACTGATCAGACACAATTGAATGTTAGTTAGTACCTGTTCCCACCCTATGAATGCATATTGACAATGCAGATCACGTAGGGCACCATATCAGAAGATCTTGGTACATTGGTGTTATTTTTAGGTCACAGGCAGGGCTTAACAGTGACCCGTCTATTGAGTTGATCACAGAACCTGTTCAAGTCGTTTCTGTTGCATGCACAGTTTTGTGTCATTAAAACTACAATTTTCTGACAAGGAGAATAGACAGTAAAGGTGTATACAATACACACATCACACACATTACCTATTCAACAAATCACAGCTAACAGGCAGTAGTGTCAAGACACATTGCATACATGCCACCCGCACAACATGTGAGTCCATCTGTTGTGTAACACaattattgtatataatgtaaaagCATTCAGTTCTAGAAATGTAATCTGTATGCATCAAATCCCTGAACCTGCATATCATCGGAATGAACAATGTAGGGTAACCACCGGACCACATAAAAGTCAAACAATGTGCAAAGTTTGGGGGAGGGATGGAAAATGAAGGTCCTGGGCCTGTCATTGCtgcaaggtaagtatgtgccataatcacaAAGTATGTTGTGCATTCCTATAGATTATGGCAGAAGCCCACTGCCCACTCTTTAAGGGTCACTATTTTACATACTCGTTCCTATTGCACTTTATGTACACTCTATACACTATGTTGTGCATTGCACTGTCCAGACTTCTACACTCTCTGCTGTGTGGTATGTTACATTGTCCTGGGACCAGGGTACATTCCAAGGGGTAGTTAGCTTTGCAGTTTACCATCTTGCATGGTACCCCTCTAATAATGAATATGAAAGGTTTGTCACATGCCCACTACCTTCCTTTTACTAGTCACCCAGGTTACATATTTAGAGGCCTGATTGGAATAGTAAGGGcaactacatttttttctattttaagagGAAACttgcaacacaaaaaatattttaaaaaactttctgTGAATGGGTTAGCTGACTTTAAATTAACCtccaaaaaaaactaataaaagacAATAAACTGTAACCATACTAACCAAAGTAAAATTTCAACATTAATTTGTCAGGCTTCCAATTGTTGAATACACAGGGTTTTGCCTCAAACCCATAGTTGACCCAAGCTTCATCCCCGGTTAAGGTGCTTTAATCTATAGTGGGGGTCTGCTTTTCATGCTTTTATCGCAAGAGCCATGGAAAGGGCACACATAATGTCTTCCACATAGCTCCCAATATAAAAAGCTATGTTAAACTattgttaaaatatgtatttttagttttttaacataaatacaaaatataaaaaaacactatatattcTCCTTAACAAAGTTGTGCAGCTGTGCGCATAGATCAGGTGCTCTTTATTTGTCTCTTTTATAAGGCTGAGCTTTGCCCAGGATATTCTAATAGCTATTCAGAGGGTTAGAATTACAGCAGTTTTCTGCTTTTTCCATTCTTTCTGAAATTCCTTccttaaaaagaacaagaaaggcTTAAGAATTGTCCTTCTATTGAGTCTAATGTTAGAAGTGGTATTCAGGATAACAAAGCTGTATACCATCACTGTCTGCCCGATCGAATTGCGTTATATATGAAACACAATCACATAGGAAAAATCTGTATTGTCAGGTACACTAACTCATCCCACACTCTGCAGAATTTCAAGAGTCTGTATATGTGGCAGGAAACCTATTTTTCAATGCtttcattctatatatatatatatatatatatatatatatatatattatatattgccaacattaGCTTTATCATACAAGATTGAatgctattttcattttttattccaatagaatttttatgtttattaatttcAGTTAATCATATGCCAAATCTGGAAAAGAAATCACTCTTTCTTTACTTCAAGTACTTGTTCTGGGTGTTTTAAGTACGACTTTTTTAGTTTCTTGTCCTGGTCAGTAGAACCTCACAAGTATCACCAACCAAAGGCCagcaatattttagtatgtaacagCACAGATGAGGATCATATTAGataataaattagtaaatttaaatatctatttatattttctatgtattCATATGAATTAGTCTTAGGGAAGACacatctcaaggaacccctgctataggtTTTATAAggctcacagaatattagtgctgtgatcaatgggaagaatgtctcttacattgctggccattgggaagaatgtcaaccttacatatagcaaaaaagatcattggtgtcacttaaactgacctgggaggcacaaactgcttatttgTCAAGGAgcacccctagcaatctctggagcaACCCTTGCTGAGAAATACTGAATTAGAAATTATCACACCTTTAGTAAAATAACTGCTTGGCTTATAATGTGCTGGATTTAGTCATTGACCGTAAAAGGTGCTTAAGTTTTGAAAGATTTCATTAGAGCTTCAGCGAATCGAGATTGCTATACatcaaaaccaggaagaagaaagatgatggtAGCTCCCACAATGGAATTGGGACAGGCAAGTAAGGTTTTTTCATtgcacctgcctgatcataatgttttaaaaaaaaaagtttagtcacACTTTAAAGTTGAACAACGGGCCCAGATAAATGTTACTTTATTCTTTGTTCCCCCTAGCAGACAGCACTCTccttcactttaaaaaaactggCTTCCCCCTATACAATGCAAGACTGCTGATCCTAAAGTGTACAGGATGATGTAAAGAGATTCCATCAACCAGGATTGGGGGGACCGGTAACATGAAGAGAGGAATAAGGTAAGTTAATTTAAGTTTTTGCCAAGTAAATGAGAACCTAACCCTTGCTTCTGGAAGAGAAATTCACtggtacatatttatttacagctttaTGTAAACCAGGAAGTGGACCTTGTTTTATAAAGCACAATAAATTGAGACAAAATGAAGTAAAACTGGATCCTATTTCAAGAGTAAAAAGCGGGATTAGGTAAACAATAAACACCCAAACATGATATTGGGCACCtctgtttttttcaaattccCCACTAAACTCACTTTACCTTATGAAACACATAAGGTTTTACAAATGTTTAGACTCAAACTCTTgggtttttttcagttgtattgTTGTAGCTGGAGGAGAAAGGTCTTTTTGAATGTGATCTGTGGTAGTCTATATGGACCCCATAACTTAGTGGTTAGCATCTGAAgttccctttctttccttccgCTGGGGTATATATTCATTGGGAAATGGTCCTTTACAGTGGTGAAGGGGGTACGAAGGAATTATGACTAGGGATGTTTTATTCACCAGAGTGTAGGAAGTTTAACCAGGCGTATATATGGAATATGAATGGAGGTGTAATGTGTAGAAACAAGACCAGGGTGTGTAGAGAAAATGAGGTTTGTAGGTGCTTTGAACAGggatatattggaaatataatttGAGGAGTGTTGGCAGTCTCATGGCAAAAGGGTGTAGGAAATATGACAGTGGGTTTAGGAAGTATAAATGGGGTTGTAAAGGCACTATGACTAGGGGTGTATTGGAAGTGTAAATGGTGGTGTGTAGGAAATTACTACATTTTCTGTAGTGTAGGAAGAAACTACAAGAAACTGTAACTGTAGGGGACTATGATACATGAATATGGGTATATGGAAAGCATGAATGTCTAGAGAGTAAGAGAATGACTAAGGCTTATTGGAAGGACATCCATGGATGCATAGAGGAGATGAATAGGAGAAGTAGGAAGTATGAATGGGGGTATATAATGTGGCTGGGGTGCATAGTggtatatggccaaaagtatttgggaaaaaaagcatatatagaGGTTTTGTAATATTATAAGTTCTCCTTAGCTTTTCAGACAGttgtaatgtacagcattgttccaCAGAAAAACCAAACAGACTCTACTTTAACACATTCAGACTATTTAAAATACGGTTTTGGTTACTTGAATTTGCTATGCCTTGTACACTGCTTTGTACCTTATTAGGGTTTTCATTAATTTGTATAAAGAAATCAACAAGAGCTGGGTGGTCCAAATTTAAAGAGTCgcaataacaaaacactttccttGGTCTCTGTCTCTTTGTCCCTGGAGAAAAGATCATACAGTTCCTTGAAAGCTATACAACCAGTGTGGTTTACCATTTTCATGGTAGAACTATTATTTTCTAAGGTTGCCTTTTACCACTTAAGGGAGCCCTTTCAAAGAGTGTATTATGTAGCAAGGATCTCATTGAAGGCCTCTGTACAAGGGCCATGTGTTTACATAGATCAGAGTGTCTCTAGAGAAGACATTGAGCATATAGAACATACTTAGGCCACCATGGTAGACATACAACTATGACATATTGTACTTAACAAGTAAATTGAACTTGTGTGGATATGCTGTAACCAGCCTCACATTGGAGTTCAGGTGAAACCCATACAGGTcacaagtgtttatttttaagaGGTAGAAGAAGAGCACAAAAGGGACTTGTCTCAATTGACATTGTAGGGAAAACAATGTTGACAGCACAGTTTTCAAGCAGACTTTTGCAAGTTGCTGTCAAACAACATCCAGTCCTAGAAAAGATGGCAAAACTGGACAAAAGTCATCCTATATATTA is part of the Pyxicephalus adspersus chromosome 3, UCB_Pads_2.0, whole genome shotgun sequence genome and encodes:
- the LOC140327496 gene encoding proton channel OTOP1-like, encoding MPVDVIYNAHHEPVNGAVKNNPQDIMDVTSPVSTNVMDDIPPPPPLIDDLVEKNKDVHEKLLKNSETASSQYGVNIFIVGLFLMFAVYLKIMGLTESDRLMFLVILMLIQVVWMIFYICVSDRKKWAPTEKDGHAGARWLRCGIVLFAITTLVMHALKLGYFVGYSECIPIIEGIYPVTHIVHTFFQVYFLWCHSKDVIKSFKTLERFGLIHSVFTNLLLWASAVATESDHQLEEHMERLKSLGFTNLTLNIAHLECNCSTNLCKDFKKGIYYIYPFYIEYQILASAMLYVLWKNIGNKTSHLHHKNKLNFDGVYVGCFLGLIVMAATIGIVAIYLLNIGRSKTNSEAALSIYYFYSITVLGLMSIGSLLGLVIYKTEKTSVFKEKSPAVKLDAELLVGSSIGSWIISWGSILAIIFAEHHPTYTWYNLPYSILVIVEKYIQNLFIIAYINHTPQNNLKASHIEIPIETGQVSVPAESTDFTTSKGIEVQQQASMQNQQSKKDKTHRPPADRKNNNRKLVLKNLTVLLFLCNLSLWIPPAFGCRPQYDNGLEATVFGIMPWIVLIDVALPFSIFYRMHSTYSLFDVFCKI